In Hippoglossus hippoglossus isolate fHipHip1 chromosome 19, fHipHip1.pri, whole genome shotgun sequence, the DNA window TTGGAGattaatgtgtaaaaatatCCCACACATAAATGgtaataacattaaaatcatGATGAGGCTAAACAAAGAGACATGTTGCAAAAGGTTGGATTAATCATTATTAATGGTTTTTGATTGATATCACACTTAGcccaaaaaaatgtcaaacctaaacctaactctACATCCCTCCCACGGCACAGTTTGTTAAATAACTGCTCGGAGGAAGTACAGGAAGTCTGCTGTAACTGTAATCCTTCATTTGTCTGACACCGCGACTGCgagtgaagaaataaaagcagagacGGAGGCAGTGAAAGGAATTCATAGCCTAATTTGAAAGAgaatccttttttctttcaaacgGTATCAAACATATTCATATGAGACGGTCTCAGGGGTCTCGGTGGTTGGGCCGAGTAATGGGGGCAGTATCGAATATGGAAGAGGATCAAGTCTGACTCTCGGCCAAAGGAAACAGCGAGGGGTCCCGGGCGGTGAAAATGAATAATTGGAAAAGTCCCAATTACTAACTAGtgtggattttaaaaaaagggttaCCCACCTgcacagaatgaatgaatgtataaCCCAGACTTCTTTTTAGTTTGGAGAAAACTTTTTAGAAAACTGTGACTGGTATTGAGCAATATTTGTTTTGCTATAGTTCATCTTCAGGAGGATGCTCAGGATGTCAGTATTTTGATTCTGGAGATTGCGTCCTAGATATCTGTAAGGGTAATATTTTGTAACTCCaattaaactaattaaaatgtgattttttttaatagatgtTCGTATAATCAATGGTaattcagacatttaaaaagagagTAAGAAGAGGATGACATGAATGACAATGAAGTCTGTCTCGTCCTCTTTGCCCCAGGTTGTTAAATCCAGAATTAATTAGAATTTACTCAGAGGGAAAAAACCAAAGAACCTTTTGACCAGACTCCCTGTTCCTTTGCTGCCAGTAACTTACAACCTTTCCTTCCTGTTACAGGTTTCAGCCAAGGTTTGCTCGTGTCTGGACGAaactaaaacttgaacaaacatcagaagTACCTAAAATAACGAAACCACATACTTAAGAATGTGTACTTTGAATTTTTAGCTTgtttcatgtcccatccactagatggaggaggcaggatttatgacctataccacaaccagccaccaggggttgatcaagatgctttggcttcacttttggggagctgtcatgtcgtccatctttatgcaaCATTCCATTATGCCTCTTGAGTTTGGAAATTACAGACCCCCGAGTCAGAAGCTGAAACTGGAACGCCCCCTCACGACGGAATGTGGACTTGGAACGTCGAATGGAACCTCATCACCCCCGACTCCCAAATCAACAATGGCCCCTGACACATTCTTACAGACTTGTTAAGATCATTGACATCTGAGCTCTTACACTTTGAATCTGATTCATTGAACATTGAACCGTGGAAGCTGCTCTTCCTGCAGCtagtggttttttttgtatttgtttgttttttgcttatTGTTTGTATTCCTGAGTTGTTTGAACATTTCAACCTGACAATGTTTATTCCCCCTGAGCCATTTGTACATTGCCGacagagctcaacacactgcaaatgaggaaaacaagtgcaaatagacaaaacaacttcatcaaatTGACAACACATGCGCtgcaaaacagacacaacacatgcaaatacagaaacacgctACATATTGCGAAAACAACACCGGAAATGGGACCCAGAAAGGAGATGAACCTGGCTctagttcaatgctttgtgaattTATTGATGTCTGCTACTcagtcagtggtgatggaacttcacaaatcATTCAACTACAGCCAGGtgcatcacttttttgggtcccctggaaacatttatGTTGTCGTTTCAGCAATTTATAGCGcgtttctgtgtttgcatgagtTGTGACTTTTTTTTGCAGCGCGGGTGTCGTCTAATTGACTTTCACGTGTcctttctatttgcatgtgttttcttcatttgcagtGCGTTGGTCTCTCTCGGCCTGAAAATGGGAATTTATCaactattttacattttagaaaaacaaaatacagatACTAGAGAACAACGGTAGAGATTTCGTATTAAAATGTATCATACTCACACTGGATACTGTTCTCAACACGTCCTTTAAAGAGTGGCTCTCAAACACGGAGCTAATCACGCTCCACACGGCCATTTAAGTAccaaactacatttcccagcaTTCCTTCACAGGAAGTGTGTCCGCTCCCAACACTGGTCCGACTGCAGCAAACCGGGCGACAGCACGAAGCAGCATGTGTGAGCTCACGTGAAGCAAGAAGCGCGTGAAGAGCAGAAGTTTATCATCACTGATCAACTCTGAAGTTACAGGTAAAGTGTCATGGCGTCAGAGTTCAGCACCAACAGCTGATGTGTAGCTTAGCACGCGAGCTAACAGGCTGTGTGTGGTGTTAGCATGTAGCCAGTAAGAGTAGCAAGGGATGAACTCCCACTAGCTTCCTGTAAGGATAAGAGTGAGTTAAAGGGTATAAAGaagtaaatgttgttttacttAATTAACACTGAAGAAAAAGTAGTTGATAAACAAAGTATGCAGCTGAATAAGTGGAGTTTTCATTGTGTTAGCTAACAGGTGCTAATTGTGTGTAGGAGACACTTTGACACTTGAACTTACCACAATCTCTCCTCTGGTGCTTAtagtatttctgtatttatacgtgcacaaatacaccacagtaAATCCCTtatatgtgtaaacctgcttggcaatttAACCAGATTCTGAATATTCAAGTGAATCTCTGTATATTTGTCTCATCCAGCAACATGTCGGAGGCACTGACCCGGCAGATAAAGGATCTggaggcagagctggaggagctcaGGTCCCAGCTGAGGGAGAGGACTGCAGCCGGAGAGGACTTGGCGGTGACGTCCAGTGAAAACGCCGACCACAAGCCTCATGGGAAGTCCAGCGGCTGCAAGAAGGGTAAGAAAGCCCACAAGGAGCGTCCTTTTGACTTCTCCGCCCACCCTCGGCGCCACGCGGCCCTGCGGCTGGCGTACATGGGCTGGGCCTACCAGGGCTTTGCGGTGCAGGAGAACACCGACAACACGGTGGAGGCCCGACTCTTCGAGGCTTTGCTGAAGACGCGGCTGATCCAGGACCGACAGAGCTCCAACTATCACCGGTGTGGTCGCACCGATAAAGGAGTCAGCGCCTTTTCCCAAGTGAGTTCACAGAGACGAAGATCGTGCGcggttttgtagtttttctcaTGCAGGCGTCAAGTAAAGGTATCTCTTTCCCACAGGTCATTACAATTGATTTGAGGTCCACACAGTTTTCTGGAGGACTGGGTGTCACACTCCCAGAGCATATCGACGCAAACACCAAGAGTAAAGCTGCCGCCTCGGAGGTTCCGTATGTGAAGATGCTGAACAGAGTCCTGCCCCAGGACATCAGGATCTTGGACTGGGCCCCCGCTGCAGAGGGGTTCAGTGCTCGCTTCGACTGCAAGTCCCGCACATATCGCTACTACTTCCCCCGAGGATCTCTGGATGTGCCATTAATGGCAGATGCTGCAAAAAGGTGGGTGAAGACACTGAATCCTAAACACTGATGTCCCCCGTTGAGGACGCAGCTCTGATTTAGCGCTCTCTTGGCACCCGACAGGTACGAGGGGACTCACGACTTTCGCAACCTGTGCAAAATGGATGTGGGCAACGGCGTCCTGCAGTTCGAGAGGACCATCTTGTCAGCGTCAGTCAAACCAGCGTTGCCTGAACACACGTCCAGCACAGATCACTATGACATCTTCATCTTTGAGATTAAAGGATTAGCCTTCCTTTACCACCAGGTAAGAAAAGACAATAACTGTACAGttgtttgcagttttcttttaaaatttgaatatttgataACCTTTGCTGTGTTACATCACAGGTACGATGCATGATGGCGTTGCTTCTCCTGATTGGACAGAAACTGGAAGCCCCGGAGTTAATTCATCAGCTCCTGGATGTTCAGAGTAATCCCCGAAAGCCCCAGTACAGGTGAATTGATGACTAACGAACGCTTTTGACGTCATTTAGTGTTTGAAATTCCGTATAAATGATTATGGTGTAGAGGCAGGGTATaaaggtcctgctgatacaccCGCCTgactgtttttacagcatcaaattactaattaagACCAAATTTACTTTATCAGTTTGATATGAACTTCCCAAAGCGACAGAaaccatactgcagccagccactaggggtttttgaagatgttttggcttcccTTCTGGGGAGCAGTcgtgtcgtccgtctttatattcagtctatggttGAACCACATCCCTCTGAGTCTTGAACGTTCTCCTTCTTGTCGTCAGCATGGCGGTGGACTTCCCTCTGGTGCTGTACGACTGCCACTTCGAGGGTTTGAGCTGGAAgcaggaggctgaggaggtGAACTATGTCCTGTCAACGCTGCAGCAGCACTGGACCCAGAGCGCAGTGAAGAGCCACGTCCTGCATGGGATGATCAAGGGTTTGGAAGCCTCAGGTGAGAGTTTATTAAGACTCTGTGAACCTCAACATTGAATACACTTGTAGCTTTGCATCCTTGTGAATCTTTTTGCTTATGCCTGAACTATCATGCACATCATTTTTCCACTGCTCTCTGTCCACAGGCGGAGTTTCCTCCAACCACTGCTGGTTAGTGGAAGGCAGCAGGCAGAGAAACTATCGGCCGTTGCTGGAGCGTCCATGCTGCGAGAGCCTGGAGTCCAGGATAGACCACTTTGTCAAAAGAGGCAGACTGGAGCGGGAGGAGGGCGAGAACGGAGGGGACACTGTGCACAGAGGGAAAAGGTCCAAACATTCCCACAATTCCTCCACCGGGCCTGTTTCTTCAGAGCTGCCACCGGCGAAGAAAAGTGCAGATCGGAAAACAGAAGACTGATATTTTTCTGTTGGAGAAAGGACTTGACaacgtttattttttttaattttctttcaagAAAGAGCATTGTTTCATTCCATTTTTAATTCAGGACACAAAACAGgggatttacatttttatttcacaaaacctATTTTCTACAGAAGcttattgcattcacttgagaaaaaaattCTTCTGTATTAGATTATTATGTCAGAATTGTTTTTCCGAATCAACAATATAGCTTAATTCAAAATCCTAAATGATGTTCTTGTTTTGAGTCATTGGGAGAAACTATTTTGTCTTCTTAAGTATGACAGATGGCTTGGTTATCAGTGTATATGCTTTTACACAGGCCCCCTTAGCACTTGTTTAGACAGAAAGTTCAGATTTTGAGCTGTGTCGTTAATTCAGAACAAGCAGCAGGATTTGCTCATGGAAACTCAAGATTTACGACAATCTCTCCTGATGTCCCAAAAGATGGTATTTTTATGTTGTGCGCACAGAGTTAATATCTGCTTAGTAAAGACATGACTGGCCGATGCTCAGAAGACAAAGCCAAGTTGGATTTATAGCTTTTATTATTAAGAGCGACGAGAACTTCATCGTGTGACATTCCCGGGTGAAAATAGAACTTCGGCTGTTTTGCATCTGAAACAtcttaaaataaacatcttgTGCGCACATGTTATTATCTTGATAAGACAAATCATCAAGAAATGTTTTGGGACTTCGAGGGCGCCCTCGTTTTCAAGACATAATAATCTCTCATTTTCTTCCATGCcaaaaatttattttgcacaaaAATAAACCCGTTTTGGAGAAAGTGTCTGTCTGCTTGGTTTATCAGCGGGGCGGAACTAATGTGAAAGTAGGAAAGGGACGTGGGAGGATTTCTGATGTGGCGCTGGTCGAGCTAAGAGGCTAGGGGGTTAGCAGGCAGCAGAGAACAGCTCGGGGTTAAAGACAGTTTCCAGTGACTCGGACCTGAGCTGCTCTATCACCTGACTGTTCACTAAGTGAcgcacagagacaaacatgtcCGCTGCCTCGCGTGTTCGTGTCTTTTTCATCGCTCTCACGTGATAAAACACtcatgctaacgttagcctgttagcagctctggttgtttttctgcagctgtgGCTCTGCACGGATCCAAACTGTAGCTCCAGCTGATTTCAGGAGGCTGTCGTGTGTTCACAAAGGTAAAGAAAccgaaacaacaacaaacactagATACAAATACAACAGTAACAGAATAAGTACTTCTGTAAATCATATTGTTTATGTACTGGTTGATTCAGATTTCACTTCCTGTTAGAACTCGTTAGATTTGACAGgagttatttagttattaagTTAGTTAGTGAGGAATAACTTCACAGTTCACTAATCAATCCAGTTTGACTCTTGACCCcttatgtatttttacattagtGCAGTTCATTACTTCCACAGCAGGGGGCGCGCTGTTAAACATAGGAGAGGTGTGACTGTAAACAACAACTcaagacttttattgtgaaaatatcCAGCTGTGGAAAGTAACTTTTACTCCACttacttgtacttgtactttatcATTTCCATTGTACTCAGTCAATGAATACTTTAatcaataaatagaaaatgataCAGTATTGTAGGAGAAAGTAATTAAATTTAGCCCAATGTactgaaacattaaaaatgatgcttacacatcaaattaaatacaatgATTAATATTTATTCTGAATTGGACCATTTGAGAAgtacttatatttattttaattatgcTGATAatacatttgtacttttacataAGAACTTCTTCTTAAACTTCCTTTATTCCAGTAAAGGTTCTGAGTACCACTGGAAATAACTTTTTAAATCTAATCCATCTACAGTGTTAATGTTAATTTGAGATTGTAATAATTTTGTCTCGACTATTTGTCTGATTGTAAAACTTTAGTTTATTAAAATTTGTAGTGAGATGGGCCTTCACACAAGTTTTacctttcctctctttatttAGCTGTTTTGCACTAACCAGCACTGGCAGGACTGTGATGCAGCTCTCTCTGTCGTTGCTTTCAGATGTTCCTGGTTGGGCTGACGGGAGGAATCTCCTCAGGGAAAAGCACCGTGTCTTCCATGCTGCGGGAGCTCGGGTGCCCCATTATCGATGCCGACGTTGTGGCCAGGAAAGGTACGGGAATATTTTTCTCCCGCAAACCTTTCAGCtgcacacagtgaacacacattCAGTTGAATACCAAAAGAAATCTGTCCACCTcttagataagataagaaattgacctaaatgtcctctgatttATGTAATGATAACATTTACTGTTCCTATCATTGTTATAGTTCTGGTTAAATGCTGTAATAGACATAAGGAGTTTAGCCCTGTAGGAGGTTGATTAAGACGAATGCTCGGAGAGTTTGCATGAATCATGAAGTCTGTCTCCGCTGACTGCAGGGATGATGTTTCAATTACGTGATGAAGATTAAAAAGGTCACAGAACTGGGTAGAGAGTGCACAGCTGCACGTCGGAGAGAATATGAGGAATTAGGATACAAATTTAATTACAATCAGGTGGCTGATGAATCTGTTAAAAATTGTTTTAGGTATTTCTCTTTCCTTCGTCCTACCTTCTATATTTCCTTTGCAGTTGTGCATTTTTGAACGTCTTTTACTGACTTGTTTTGTCACTTATCACTAGTCATGTTACACTGGTTAATCAAAACAATGATATAATGTTACTTAACAGTCGTGGAGCCCAACACTCGTGCCTACTCTCGCATCGTCTACCACTTCGGGCCAGAGATCCTGCTTGAGAACGGGGAGATCGACAGACAGAAGCTGGGTCAGCTCATCTTCGCCAACGAGGAGAAAAGGAAGCTGCTGAACTCCATCACCCACCCGGAAATCCACAAAGCGATGCTCAAAGAGATCCTCTTCTACTTTCTCAGAGGTGAGCGAGGAATTGGGTTGGGCTCAATTATAGGTTGACGCAGGGAAGGGAAAGGAGGACTAGTTAGTGAGAGTGAgctaaagataaaaaatgacttttgacaaccttaaccataacttaaaaaaaagaaatacaactttCACTTGCTACAATActcaacaagagaaagaagTTTCCTTAAAATTAGAGCTGTTCCAATACCGATCCTAGCATCAGAAATGCCTCAAATACGACGGAAAATACTGGGTCGTGCATCGGAGAGTATGAGAATCAATTTACTGATCTGATACCACGTCTTCTAAGTGTATTAGTTTCAACCAGATAAAAACTGCAACGTTCTTTTCTCGtaaatcacttcctctttgcttTTAGAGTgcgaagaagaagtgatttctggaaGTGTAGTCAGCAAATTTCACACTTTAGTTAAACAGCAACATGCACCGTATGCAAGACTTGCGTTTCAAGCTGTTTAAAGGAAGTAATTCCAGGTATCGGACTCTGTTGCCAA includes these proteins:
- the pus3 gene encoding tRNA pseudouridine(38/39) synthase, translated to MSEALTRQIKDLEAELEELRSQLRERTAAGEDLAVTSSENADHKPHGKSSGCKKGKKAHKERPFDFSAHPRRHAALRLAYMGWAYQGFAVQENTDNTVEARLFEALLKTRLIQDRQSSNYHRCGRTDKGVSAFSQVITIDLRSTQFSGGLGVTLPEHIDANTKSKAAASEVPYVKMLNRVLPQDIRILDWAPAAEGFSARFDCKSRTYRYYFPRGSLDVPLMADAAKRYEGTHDFRNLCKMDVGNGVLQFERTILSASVKPALPEHTSSTDHYDIFIFEIKGLAFLYHQVRCMMALLLLIGQKLEAPELIHQLLDVQSNPRKPQYSMAVDFPLVLYDCHFEGLSWKQEAEEVNYVLSTLQQHWTQSAVKSHVLHGMIKGLEASGGVSSNHCWLVEGSRQRNYRPLLERPCCESLESRIDHFVKRGRLEREEGENGGDTVHRGKRSKHSHNSSTGPVSSELPPAKKSADRKTED